In Nonomuraea sp. NBC_00507, the following are encoded in one genomic region:
- a CDS encoding carbohydrate ABC transporter permease, whose protein sequence is MTTWQLAVPARRPSAPRGRRTLRRNLIGWLFLAPAVALIGIFTITPFAQAILLSFQSWDGVSPDTPWVGLANYDFVASDPIFWASMRNVLFFGAVGFILGNGIALVMALAVNSVTRGKTFFRTVFYLPGVLSVVVVGLLFSFILAPGSGILNRLLGLVGLGTLEQNWLGEPAVALPAVAAVFVWFHWGFGFLLFLAGLQDVPKELYEAAELDGANRWSKFRYVTWPQLAPVTSIVSLLTLLAALQIFGTVQVLTNGGPGHHTMVPTLAIYNEAFVNWRYGSAAAMSVIFGGALVLLSVIQLAITRRRSRV, encoded by the coding sequence ATGACGACGTGGCAACTCGCGGTTCCCGCGCGGCGGCCTTCAGCGCCGCGCGGGAGGCGCACTCTCCGGCGCAACCTGATCGGCTGGTTGTTCCTGGCTCCGGCCGTCGCGCTCATCGGGATCTTCACGATCACACCGTTCGCGCAGGCGATCCTGCTGAGCTTCCAGTCCTGGGACGGCGTCAGCCCCGACACCCCATGGGTGGGGCTGGCCAACTACGACTTCGTCGCATCCGACCCGATCTTCTGGGCGTCCATGCGCAACGTCCTCTTCTTCGGTGCCGTCGGTTTCATCCTCGGCAACGGAATCGCCCTGGTCATGGCGCTGGCCGTCAACAGCGTCACCCGCGGCAAGACGTTCTTCCGCACCGTCTTCTACTTGCCGGGCGTGTTGTCGGTGGTCGTCGTCGGCCTGCTGTTCTCGTTCATCCTGGCCCCTGGATCCGGCATCCTCAATCGGCTCCTCGGCCTGGTGGGGTTGGGCACGCTGGAGCAGAACTGGCTGGGCGAGCCGGCCGTCGCGCTGCCCGCCGTGGCGGCGGTGTTCGTGTGGTTCCACTGGGGTTTCGGCTTCCTGCTCTTCCTCGCGGGGCTGCAAGACGTGCCGAAAGAACTGTACGAGGCCGCCGAACTCGACGGCGCGAACCGCTGGTCGAAGTTCCGCTACGTCACCTGGCCGCAGCTGGCTCCGGTCACGTCGATCGTGAGTCTCCTCACCCTGCTCGCCGCGCTCCAGATCTTCGGGACCGTGCAGGTGCTGACCAACGGCGGACCGGGTCACCACACGATGGTGCCGACCCTCGCGATCTACAACGAGGCGTTCGTCAACTGGCGTTACGGCAGTGCCGCGGCCATGTCGGTCATCTTCGGCGGCGCCCTCGTGCTGCTGTCCGTGATCCAGCTCGCGATCACCAGGCGGAGGTCCCGCGTATGA